Proteins from a single region of Starkeya sp. ORNL1:
- a CDS encoding response regulator codes for MSDVNPSSRSVVLVVEDEPIVRLCAVIMLEDAGYEVLEAANADVALEILESRSDINIVFTDVNMPGSIDGLRLAYAVRERWPPIELIVTSGRYTGQECKLPSRGRFLVKPYSDHSLMLAIEGF; via the coding sequence GTGTCCGACGTCAACCCATCTTCGCGAAGCGTCGTCCTCGTCGTCGAGGATGAGCCGATCGTGCGCCTGTGCGCCGTCATCATGCTCGAAGACGCGGGATACGAGGTGCTGGAGGCGGCGAACGCTGATGTAGCGCTCGAAATCCTTGAATCTCGAAGCGACATCAACATCGTTTTCACCGACGTCAACATGCCAGGCTCGATTGACGGCCTTAGGCTTGCGTATGCCGTTCGAGAGCGGTGGCCACCAATCGAGTTAATCGTCACTTCTGGCCGATACACCGGCCAGGAATGCAAGCTTCCCTCGCGCGGACGGTTCCTCGTGAAGCCTTATTCGGATCACTCACTCATGCTTGCGATCGAGGGTTTCTAG